In one window of Bos javanicus breed banteng chromosome 24, ARS-OSU_banteng_1.0, whole genome shotgun sequence DNA:
- the MBD1 gene encoding methyl-CpG-binding domain protein 1 isoform X34: MAEDWLDCPALGPGWKRREVFRKSGATCGRSDTYYQSPTGDRIRSKVELTRYLGPACDLTLFDFKQGVLCYPSPKAQSLAITSRKRKKPSKPAKARKCQVGPQKSEVRKEAPRDDTKADTDTVPASLPAPGCCENCGISFSGDGTRRQRLKTLCKDCRAQRIAFNREQRMFKRVGCGECTACQVKEDCGACSTCLLQLPHDVASGLFCKCERRRCLRIVERSRGCGVCRGCQTREDCGRCRVCLRPPRPGLRRQWKCVQRRCLRHLAHRLRRHHQRCQRRPPLAVAPPAGKHGRRRGGCDSKVVPRRRPPRAQSPPPPPPPQPPESPELQPYTNRRQNRKCGTCAACLRRMDCGHCDFCCDKPKFGGSNQKRQKCRWRQCLQFAMKRLLPSVWAGSEDGASPPPAHPRRKRPGSTRRPHLGQTLKPPLATPAAQPDRAQTPVKEEAGSGFVLPPPGTDLVFLREGASSPVQVPGPAPASTETRLQEAQCPGLSWVVALPQVKQEKADAQEDWTPGTAILTSPVLLPGCPSKAVDPGLPAVKQEPPDPEEDKDDNKADSTSDLPPEEEAGGAGTPVITEIFSLGGTRLRDTAVWLPRSKDLKKPGGRKQ, encoded by the exons ATGGCTGAGGACTGGCTGGACtgcccagccctgggccctgGCTGGAAGCGCCGTGAGGTTTTTCGCAAGTCAGGTGCCACCTGTGGACGCTCAGACACCTACTACCAGAG CCCCACAGGAGACAGGATCCGAAGCAAAGTTGAGCTGACCCGATACCTGGGCCCTGCATGTGATCTCACCCTCTTCGACTTCAAACAAGGCGTCCTCTGCTATCCATCCCCCAAG GCCCAATCCTTGGCCATCACCAGCAGGAAGCGGAAGAAGCCTTCGAAGCCAGCCAAGGCTCGGAAGTGTCAGGTTGGACCTCAGAAGAGTGAGGTCAGGAAGGAGGCACCAAGGGATGACACCAAGGCTGACACTGACACAGTCCCAGCTTCGCTTCCTGCCCCTGG GTGCTGTGAGAACTGTGGAATCAGCTTTTCAGGAGATGGTACCCGAAGGCAGCGGCTCAAGACTTTGTGCAAGGACTGCCGAG CACAGAGGATCGCTTTCAATCGGGAGCAGAGGATGTTTAAG CGTGTGGGCTGCGGGGAGTGCACGGCCTGCCAGGTAAAGGAAGACTGTGGGGCCTGCTCCACCTGCCTCCTGCAGTTGCCCCATGATGTGGCCTCGGGGCTGTTCTGCAAGTGTGAGCGAAGACGGTGCCTCCGCATTGTGGAAAGG AGCCGAGGGTGTGGAGTGTGCCGGGGCTGTCAGACCCGAGAGGACTGTGGCCGCTGTCGAGTCTGCCTTCGCCCTCCGCGCCCCGGTCTCCGGCGCCAGTGGAAGTGCGTCCAGCGGCGCTGCCTCCGG CACCTTGCTCACCGCCTCCGTCGCCACCATCAGCGATGTCAACGACGCCCTCCCCTGGCTGTGGCTCCCCCTGCT GGTAAACACGGCCGCCGCAGGGGAGGCTGCGACTCCAAGGTGGTGCCCCGGCGGCGTCCACCCCGAGCCCAGTCACCGCCTCCACCTCCCCCACCGCAGCCTCCAGAGTCTCCGGAGCTG CAGCCTTACACAAACCGTCGGCAGAACCGCAAGTGTGGGACCTGTGCAGCCTGCCTGCGGCGGATGGACTGTGGCCACTGCGACTTCTGCTGTGACAAGCCCAAGTTTGGGGGCAGCAACCAGAAGCGCCAGAAGTGTCGCTGGCGCCAGTGCCTGCAGTTTGCTATG AAGCGGCTGCTGCCAAGTGTCTGGGCAGGGTCCGAAGATGGGGCATCGCCGCCCCCAGCTCACCCTCGTCGAAAGAGGCCTGGCTCTACTCGAAGGCCCCATCTGGGTCAGACCCTGAAGCCTCCCTTGGCCACACCCGCAGCTCAACCAGACCGAGCCCAGACTCCAGTGAAGGAGGAAGCAGGCAGTGGCTTTGTGCTGCCCCCACCTGGCACTGACCTTGTGTTCTTACGGGAGGGTGCAAGCAGTCCCGTGCAGGTGCCTGGCCCAGCCCCGGCTTCCACAGAAACTCGGTTGCAG GAGGCCCAGTGCCCTGGCCTGAGTTGGGTTGTGGCCTTACCCCAGGTGAAGCAAGAGAAGGCGGATGCCCAGGAAGACTGGACACCTGGCACAGCCATCCTGACTTCTCCTGTATTGCTGCCTGGCTGCCCCAGCAAG GCAGTAGACCCAGGCCTGCCAGCAGTGAAGCAAGAGCCACCTGACCCTGAGGAGGACAAGGACGACAACAAGGCTGACTCCACCTCTGACTTGCCcccagaggaggaggcaggaggggctggCACGCCCGTG ATCACGGAGATTTTCAGCCTGGGTGGAACCCGCCTCCGGGACACAGCAGTCTGGTTGCCAAG GTCCAAGGACCTTAAAAAACCTGGAGGTAGAAAGCAGTAG
- the MBD1 gene encoding methyl-CpG-binding domain protein 1 isoform X25 — translation MAEDWLDCPALGPGWKRREVFRKSGATCGRSDTYYQSPTGDRIRSKVELTRYLGPACDLTLFDFKQGVLCYPSPKAQSLAITSRKRKKPSKPAKARKCQVGPQKSEVRKEAPRDDTKADTDTVPASLPAPGCCENCGISFSGDGTRRQRLKTLCKDCRAQRIAFNREQRMFKRVGCGECTACQVKEDCGACSTCLLQLPHDVASGLFCKCERRRCLRIVERSRGCGVCRGCQTREDCGRCRVCLRPPRPGLRRQWKCVQRRCLRHLAHRLRRHHQRCQRRPPLAVAPPAGKHGRRRGGCDSKVVPRRRPPRAQSPPPPPPPQPPESPELHPRALAPSPPAEFIYYCVDEDELPYTNRRQNRKCGTCAACLRRMDCGHCDFCCDKPKFGGSNQKRQKCRWRQCLQFAMKRLLPSVWAGSEDGASPPPAHPRRKRPGSTRRPHLGQTLKPPLATPAAQPDRAQTPVKEEAGSGFVLPPPGTDLVFLREGASSPVQVPGPAPASTETRLQEAQCPGLSWVVALPQVKQEKADAQEDWTPGTAILTSPVLLPGCPSKAVDPGLPAVKQEPPDPEEDKDDNKADSTSDLPPEEEAGGAGTPVITEIFSLGGTRLRDTAVWLPRSKDLKKPGGRKQ, via the exons ATGGCTGAGGACTGGCTGGACtgcccagccctgggccctgGCTGGAAGCGCCGTGAGGTTTTTCGCAAGTCAGGTGCCACCTGTGGACGCTCAGACACCTACTACCAGAG CCCCACAGGAGACAGGATCCGAAGCAAAGTTGAGCTGACCCGATACCTGGGCCCTGCATGTGATCTCACCCTCTTCGACTTCAAACAAGGCGTCCTCTGCTATCCATCCCCCAAG GCCCAATCCTTGGCCATCACCAGCAGGAAGCGGAAGAAGCCTTCGAAGCCAGCCAAGGCTCGGAAGTGTCAGGTTGGACCTCAGAAGAGTGAGGTCAGGAAGGAGGCACCAAGGGATGACACCAAGGCTGACACTGACACAGTCCCAGCTTCGCTTCCTGCCCCTGG GTGCTGTGAGAACTGTGGAATCAGCTTTTCAGGAGATGGTACCCGAAGGCAGCGGCTCAAGACTTTGTGCAAGGACTGCCGAG CACAGAGGATCGCTTTCAATCGGGAGCAGAGGATGTTTAAG CGTGTGGGCTGCGGGGAGTGCACGGCCTGCCAGGTAAAGGAAGACTGTGGGGCCTGCTCCACCTGCCTCCTGCAGTTGCCCCATGATGTGGCCTCGGGGCTGTTCTGCAAGTGTGAGCGAAGACGGTGCCTCCGCATTGTGGAAAGG AGCCGAGGGTGTGGAGTGTGCCGGGGCTGTCAGACCCGAGAGGACTGTGGCCGCTGTCGAGTCTGCCTTCGCCCTCCGCGCCCCGGTCTCCGGCGCCAGTGGAAGTGCGTCCAGCGGCGCTGCCTCCGG CACCTTGCTCACCGCCTCCGTCGCCACCATCAGCGATGTCAACGACGCCCTCCCCTGGCTGTGGCTCCCCCTGCT GGTAAACACGGCCGCCGCAGGGGAGGCTGCGACTCCAAGGTGGTGCCCCGGCGGCGTCCACCCCGAGCCCAGTCACCGCCTCCACCTCCCCCACCGCAGCCTCCAGAGTCTCCGGAGCTG CACCCCAGAGCCCTGGCCCCCTCGCCACCTGCTGAATTCATCTATTACTGTGTAGACGAGGACGAGCTA CCTTACACAAACCGTCGGCAGAACCGCAAGTGTGGGACCTGTGCAGCCTGCCTGCGGCGGATGGACTGTGGCCACTGCGACTTCTGCTGTGACAAGCCCAAGTTTGGGGGCAGCAACCAGAAGCGCCAGAAGTGTCGCTGGCGCCAGTGCCTGCAGTTTGCTATG AAGCGGCTGCTGCCAAGTGTCTGGGCAGGGTCCGAAGATGGGGCATCGCCGCCCCCAGCTCACCCTCGTCGAAAGAGGCCTGGCTCTACTCGAAGGCCCCATCTGGGTCAGACCCTGAAGCCTCCCTTGGCCACACCCGCAGCTCAACCAGACCGAGCCCAGACTCCAGTGAAGGAGGAAGCAGGCAGTGGCTTTGTGCTGCCCCCACCTGGCACTGACCTTGTGTTCTTACGGGAGGGTGCAAGCAGTCCCGTGCAGGTGCCTGGCCCAGCCCCGGCTTCCACAGAAACTCGGTTGCAG GAGGCCCAGTGCCCTGGCCTGAGTTGGGTTGTGGCCTTACCCCAGGTGAAGCAAGAGAAGGCGGATGCCCAGGAAGACTGGACACCTGGCACAGCCATCCTGACTTCTCCTGTATTGCTGCCTGGCTGCCCCAGCAAG GCAGTAGACCCAGGCCTGCCAGCAGTGAAGCAAGAGCCACCTGACCCTGAGGAGGACAAGGACGACAACAAGGCTGACTCCACCTCTGACTTGCCcccagaggaggaggcaggaggggctggCACGCCCGTG ATCACGGAGATTTTCAGCCTGGGTGGAACCCGCCTCCGGGACACAGCAGTCTGGTTGCCAAG GTCCAAGGACCTTAAAAAACCTGGAGGTAGAAAGCAGTAG
- the MBD1 gene encoding methyl-CpG-binding domain protein 1 isoform X29: protein MAEDWLDCPALGPGWKRREVFRKSGATCGRSDTYYQSPTGDRIRSKVELTRYLGPACDLTLFDFKQGVLCYPSPKAQSLAITSRKRKKPSKPAKARKCQVGPQKSEVRKEAPRDDTKADTDTVPASLPAPGCCENCGISFSGDGTRRQRLKTLCKDCRAQRIAFNREQRMFKRVGCGECTACQVKEDCGACSTCLLQLPHDVASGLFCKCERRRCLRIVERSRGCGVCRGCQTREDCGRCRVCLRPPRPGLRRQWKCVQRRCLRHLAHRLRRHHQRCQRRPPLAVAPPAGKHGRRRGGCDSKVVPRRRPPRAQSPPPPPPPQPPESPELHPRALAPSPPAEFIYYCVDEDELPYTNRRQNRKCGTCAACLRRMDCGHCDFCCDKPKFGGSNQKRQKCRWRQCLQFAMKRLLPSVWAGSEDGASPPPAHPRRKRPGSTRRPHLGQTLKPPLATPAAQPDRAQTPVKEEAGSGFVLPPPGTDLVFLREGASSPVQVPGPAPASTETRLQVKQEKADAQEDWTPGTAILTSPVLLPGCPSKAVDPGLPAVKQEPPDPEEDKDDNKADSTSDLPPEEEAGGAGTPVITEIFSLGGTRLRDTAVWLPRSKDLKKPGGRKQ, encoded by the exons ATGGCTGAGGACTGGCTGGACtgcccagccctgggccctgGCTGGAAGCGCCGTGAGGTTTTTCGCAAGTCAGGTGCCACCTGTGGACGCTCAGACACCTACTACCAGAG CCCCACAGGAGACAGGATCCGAAGCAAAGTTGAGCTGACCCGATACCTGGGCCCTGCATGTGATCTCACCCTCTTCGACTTCAAACAAGGCGTCCTCTGCTATCCATCCCCCAAG GCCCAATCCTTGGCCATCACCAGCAGGAAGCGGAAGAAGCCTTCGAAGCCAGCCAAGGCTCGGAAGTGTCAGGTTGGACCTCAGAAGAGTGAGGTCAGGAAGGAGGCACCAAGGGATGACACCAAGGCTGACACTGACACAGTCCCAGCTTCGCTTCCTGCCCCTGG GTGCTGTGAGAACTGTGGAATCAGCTTTTCAGGAGATGGTACCCGAAGGCAGCGGCTCAAGACTTTGTGCAAGGACTGCCGAG CACAGAGGATCGCTTTCAATCGGGAGCAGAGGATGTTTAAG CGTGTGGGCTGCGGGGAGTGCACGGCCTGCCAGGTAAAGGAAGACTGTGGGGCCTGCTCCACCTGCCTCCTGCAGTTGCCCCATGATGTGGCCTCGGGGCTGTTCTGCAAGTGTGAGCGAAGACGGTGCCTCCGCATTGTGGAAAGG AGCCGAGGGTGTGGAGTGTGCCGGGGCTGTCAGACCCGAGAGGACTGTGGCCGCTGTCGAGTCTGCCTTCGCCCTCCGCGCCCCGGTCTCCGGCGCCAGTGGAAGTGCGTCCAGCGGCGCTGCCTCCGG CACCTTGCTCACCGCCTCCGTCGCCACCATCAGCGATGTCAACGACGCCCTCCCCTGGCTGTGGCTCCCCCTGCT GGTAAACACGGCCGCCGCAGGGGAGGCTGCGACTCCAAGGTGGTGCCCCGGCGGCGTCCACCCCGAGCCCAGTCACCGCCTCCACCTCCCCCACCGCAGCCTCCAGAGTCTCCGGAGCTG CACCCCAGAGCCCTGGCCCCCTCGCCACCTGCTGAATTCATCTATTACTGTGTAGACGAGGACGAGCTA CCTTACACAAACCGTCGGCAGAACCGCAAGTGTGGGACCTGTGCAGCCTGCCTGCGGCGGATGGACTGTGGCCACTGCGACTTCTGCTGTGACAAGCCCAAGTTTGGGGGCAGCAACCAGAAGCGCCAGAAGTGTCGCTGGCGCCAGTGCCTGCAGTTTGCTATG AAGCGGCTGCTGCCAAGTGTCTGGGCAGGGTCCGAAGATGGGGCATCGCCGCCCCCAGCTCACCCTCGTCGAAAGAGGCCTGGCTCTACTCGAAGGCCCCATCTGGGTCAGACCCTGAAGCCTCCCTTGGCCACACCCGCAGCTCAACCAGACCGAGCCCAGACTCCAGTGAAGGAGGAAGCAGGCAGTGGCTTTGTGCTGCCCCCACCTGGCACTGACCTTGTGTTCTTACGGGAGGGTGCAAGCAGTCCCGTGCAGGTGCCTGGCCCAGCCCCGGCTTCCACAGAAACTCGGTTGCAG GTGAAGCAAGAGAAGGCGGATGCCCAGGAAGACTGGACACCTGGCACAGCCATCCTGACTTCTCCTGTATTGCTGCCTGGCTGCCCCAGCAAG GCAGTAGACCCAGGCCTGCCAGCAGTGAAGCAAGAGCCACCTGACCCTGAGGAGGACAAGGACGACAACAAGGCTGACTCCACCTCTGACTTGCCcccagaggaggaggcaggaggggctggCACGCCCGTG ATCACGGAGATTTTCAGCCTGGGTGGAACCCGCCTCCGGGACACAGCAGTCTGGTTGCCAAG GTCCAAGGACCTTAAAAAACCTGGAGGTAGAAAGCAGTAG
- the MBD1 gene encoding methyl-CpG-binding domain protein 1 isoform X46, whose protein sequence is MAEDWLDCPALGPGWKRREVFRKSGATCGRSDTYYQSPTGDRIRSKVELTRYLGPACDLTLFDFKQGVLCYPSPKAQSLAITSRKRKKPSKPAKARKCQVGPQKSEVRKEAPRDDTKADTDTVPASLPAPGCCENCGISFSGDGTRRQRLKTLCKDCRAQRIAFNREQRMFKRVGCGECTACQVKEDCGACSTCLLQLPHDVASGLFCKCERRRCLRIVERSRGCGVCRGCQTREDCGRCRVCLRPPRPGLRRQWKCVQRRCLRHLAHRLRRHHQRCQRRPPLAVAPPAGKHGRRRGGCDSKVVPRRRPPRAQSPPPPPPPQPPESPELQPYTNRRQNRKCGTCAACLRRMDCGHCDFCCDKPKFGGSNQKRQKCRWRQCLQFAMKRLLPSVWAGSEDGASPPPAHPRRKRPGSTRRPHLGQTLKPPLATPAAQPDRAQTPVKEEAGSGFVLPPPGTDLVFLREGASSPVQVPGPAPASTETRLQAVDPGLPAVKQEPPDPEEDKDDNKADSTSDLPPEEEAGGAGTPVITEIFSLGGTRLRDTAVWLPRSKDLKKPGGRKQ, encoded by the exons ATGGCTGAGGACTGGCTGGACtgcccagccctgggccctgGCTGGAAGCGCCGTGAGGTTTTTCGCAAGTCAGGTGCCACCTGTGGACGCTCAGACACCTACTACCAGAG CCCCACAGGAGACAGGATCCGAAGCAAAGTTGAGCTGACCCGATACCTGGGCCCTGCATGTGATCTCACCCTCTTCGACTTCAAACAAGGCGTCCTCTGCTATCCATCCCCCAAG GCCCAATCCTTGGCCATCACCAGCAGGAAGCGGAAGAAGCCTTCGAAGCCAGCCAAGGCTCGGAAGTGTCAGGTTGGACCTCAGAAGAGTGAGGTCAGGAAGGAGGCACCAAGGGATGACACCAAGGCTGACACTGACACAGTCCCAGCTTCGCTTCCTGCCCCTGG GTGCTGTGAGAACTGTGGAATCAGCTTTTCAGGAGATGGTACCCGAAGGCAGCGGCTCAAGACTTTGTGCAAGGACTGCCGAG CACAGAGGATCGCTTTCAATCGGGAGCAGAGGATGTTTAAG CGTGTGGGCTGCGGGGAGTGCACGGCCTGCCAGGTAAAGGAAGACTGTGGGGCCTGCTCCACCTGCCTCCTGCAGTTGCCCCATGATGTGGCCTCGGGGCTGTTCTGCAAGTGTGAGCGAAGACGGTGCCTCCGCATTGTGGAAAGG AGCCGAGGGTGTGGAGTGTGCCGGGGCTGTCAGACCCGAGAGGACTGTGGCCGCTGTCGAGTCTGCCTTCGCCCTCCGCGCCCCGGTCTCCGGCGCCAGTGGAAGTGCGTCCAGCGGCGCTGCCTCCGG CACCTTGCTCACCGCCTCCGTCGCCACCATCAGCGATGTCAACGACGCCCTCCCCTGGCTGTGGCTCCCCCTGCT GGTAAACACGGCCGCCGCAGGGGAGGCTGCGACTCCAAGGTGGTGCCCCGGCGGCGTCCACCCCGAGCCCAGTCACCGCCTCCACCTCCCCCACCGCAGCCTCCAGAGTCTCCGGAGCTG CAGCCTTACACAAACCGTCGGCAGAACCGCAAGTGTGGGACCTGTGCAGCCTGCCTGCGGCGGATGGACTGTGGCCACTGCGACTTCTGCTGTGACAAGCCCAAGTTTGGGGGCAGCAACCAGAAGCGCCAGAAGTGTCGCTGGCGCCAGTGCCTGCAGTTTGCTATG AAGCGGCTGCTGCCAAGTGTCTGGGCAGGGTCCGAAGATGGGGCATCGCCGCCCCCAGCTCACCCTCGTCGAAAGAGGCCTGGCTCTACTCGAAGGCCCCATCTGGGTCAGACCCTGAAGCCTCCCTTGGCCACACCCGCAGCTCAACCAGACCGAGCCCAGACTCCAGTGAAGGAGGAAGCAGGCAGTGGCTTTGTGCTGCCCCCACCTGGCACTGACCTTGTGTTCTTACGGGAGGGTGCAAGCAGTCCCGTGCAGGTGCCTGGCCCAGCCCCGGCTTCCACAGAAACTCGGTTGCAG GCAGTAGACCCAGGCCTGCCAGCAGTGAAGCAAGAGCCACCTGACCCTGAGGAGGACAAGGACGACAACAAGGCTGACTCCACCTCTGACTTGCCcccagaggaggaggcaggaggggctggCACGCCCGTG ATCACGGAGATTTTCAGCCTGGGTGGAACCCGCCTCCGGGACACAGCAGTCTGGTTGCCAAG GTCCAAGGACCTTAAAAAACCTGGAGGTAGAAAGCAGTAG
- the MBD1 gene encoding methyl-CpG-binding domain protein 1 isoform X35, whose translation MAEDWLDCPALGPGWKRREVFRKSGATCGRSDTYYQSPTGDRIRSKVELTRYLGPACDLTLFDFKQGVLCYPSPKAQSLAITSRKRKKPSKPAKARKCQVGPQKSEVRKEAPRDDTKADTDTVPASLPAPGCCENCGISFSGDGTRRQRLKTLCKDCRAQRIAFNREQRMFKRVGCGECTACQVKEDCGACSTCLLQLPHDVASGLFCKCERRRCLRIVERSRGCGVCRGCQTREDCGRCRVCLRPPRPGLRRQWKCVQRRCLRGKHGRRRGGCDSKVVPRRRPPRAQSPPPPPPPQPPESPELHPRALAPSPPAEFIYYCVDEDELQPYTNRRQNRKCGTCAACLRRMDCGHCDFCCDKPKFGGSNQKRQKCRWRQCLQFAMKRLLPSVWAGSEDGASPPPAHPRRKRPGSTRRPHLGQTLKPPLATPAAQPDRAQTPVKEEAGSGFVLPPPGTDLVFLREGASSPVQVPGPAPASTETRLQEAQCPGLSWVVALPQVKQEKADAQEDWTPGTAILTSPVLLPGCPSKAVDPGLPAVKQEPPDPEEDKDDNKADSTSDLPPEEEAGGAGTPVITEIFSLGGTRLRDTAVWLPRSKDLKKPGGRKQ comes from the exons ATGGCTGAGGACTGGCTGGACtgcccagccctgggccctgGCTGGAAGCGCCGTGAGGTTTTTCGCAAGTCAGGTGCCACCTGTGGACGCTCAGACACCTACTACCAGAG CCCCACAGGAGACAGGATCCGAAGCAAAGTTGAGCTGACCCGATACCTGGGCCCTGCATGTGATCTCACCCTCTTCGACTTCAAACAAGGCGTCCTCTGCTATCCATCCCCCAAG GCCCAATCCTTGGCCATCACCAGCAGGAAGCGGAAGAAGCCTTCGAAGCCAGCCAAGGCTCGGAAGTGTCAGGTTGGACCTCAGAAGAGTGAGGTCAGGAAGGAGGCACCAAGGGATGACACCAAGGCTGACACTGACACAGTCCCAGCTTCGCTTCCTGCCCCTGG GTGCTGTGAGAACTGTGGAATCAGCTTTTCAGGAGATGGTACCCGAAGGCAGCGGCTCAAGACTTTGTGCAAGGACTGCCGAG CACAGAGGATCGCTTTCAATCGGGAGCAGAGGATGTTTAAG CGTGTGGGCTGCGGGGAGTGCACGGCCTGCCAGGTAAAGGAAGACTGTGGGGCCTGCTCCACCTGCCTCCTGCAGTTGCCCCATGATGTGGCCTCGGGGCTGTTCTGCAAGTGTGAGCGAAGACGGTGCCTCCGCATTGTGGAAAGG AGCCGAGGGTGTGGAGTGTGCCGGGGCTGTCAGACCCGAGAGGACTGTGGCCGCTGTCGAGTCTGCCTTCGCCCTCCGCGCCCCGGTCTCCGGCGCCAGTGGAAGTGCGTCCAGCGGCGCTGCCTCCGG GGTAAACACGGCCGCCGCAGGGGAGGCTGCGACTCCAAGGTGGTGCCCCGGCGGCGTCCACCCCGAGCCCAGTCACCGCCTCCACCTCCCCCACCGCAGCCTCCAGAGTCTCCGGAGCTG CACCCCAGAGCCCTGGCCCCCTCGCCACCTGCTGAATTCATCTATTACTGTGTAGACGAGGACGAGCTA CAGCCTTACACAAACCGTCGGCAGAACCGCAAGTGTGGGACCTGTGCAGCCTGCCTGCGGCGGATGGACTGTGGCCACTGCGACTTCTGCTGTGACAAGCCCAAGTTTGGGGGCAGCAACCAGAAGCGCCAGAAGTGTCGCTGGCGCCAGTGCCTGCAGTTTGCTATG AAGCGGCTGCTGCCAAGTGTCTGGGCAGGGTCCGAAGATGGGGCATCGCCGCCCCCAGCTCACCCTCGTCGAAAGAGGCCTGGCTCTACTCGAAGGCCCCATCTGGGTCAGACCCTGAAGCCTCCCTTGGCCACACCCGCAGCTCAACCAGACCGAGCCCAGACTCCAGTGAAGGAGGAAGCAGGCAGTGGCTTTGTGCTGCCCCCACCTGGCACTGACCTTGTGTTCTTACGGGAGGGTGCAAGCAGTCCCGTGCAGGTGCCTGGCCCAGCCCCGGCTTCCACAGAAACTCGGTTGCAG GAGGCCCAGTGCCCTGGCCTGAGTTGGGTTGTGGCCTTACCCCAGGTGAAGCAAGAGAAGGCGGATGCCCAGGAAGACTGGACACCTGGCACAGCCATCCTGACTTCTCCTGTATTGCTGCCTGGCTGCCCCAGCAAG GCAGTAGACCCAGGCCTGCCAGCAGTGAAGCAAGAGCCACCTGACCCTGAGGAGGACAAGGACGACAACAAGGCTGACTCCACCTCTGACTTGCCcccagaggaggaggcaggaggggctggCACGCCCGTG ATCACGGAGATTTTCAGCCTGGGTGGAACCCGCCTCCGGGACACAGCAGTCTGGTTGCCAAG GTCCAAGGACCTTAAAAAACCTGGAGGTAGAAAGCAGTAG
- the MBD1 gene encoding methyl-CpG-binding domain protein 1 isoform X48, with amino-acid sequence MAEDWLDCPALGPGWKRREVFRKSGATCGRSDTYYQSPTGDRIRSKVELTRYLGPACDLTLFDFKQGVLCYPSPKAQSLAITSRKRKKPSKPAKARKCQVGPQKSEVRKEAPRDDTKADTDTVPASLPAPGCCENCGISFSGDGTRRQRLKTLCKDCRAQRIAFNREQRMFKRVGCGECTACQVKEDCGACSTCLLQLPHDVASGLFCKCERRRCLRIVERSRGCGVCRGCQTREDCGRCRVCLRPPRPGLRRQWKCVQRRCLRGKHGRRRGGCDSKVVPRRRPPRAQSPPPPPPPQPPESPELQPYTNRRQNRKCGTCAACLRRMDCGHCDFCCDKPKFGGSNQKRQKCRWRQCLQFAMKRLLPSVWAGSEDGASPPPAHPRRKRPGSTRRPHLGQTLKPPLATPAAQPDRAQTPVKEEAGSGFVLPPPGTDLVFLREGASSPVQVPGPAPASTETRLQAVDPGLPAVKQEPPDPEEDKDDNKADSTSDLPPEEEAGGAGTPVITEIFSLGGTRLRDTAVWLPRSKDLKKPGGRKQ; translated from the exons ATGGCTGAGGACTGGCTGGACtgcccagccctgggccctgGCTGGAAGCGCCGTGAGGTTTTTCGCAAGTCAGGTGCCACCTGTGGACGCTCAGACACCTACTACCAGAG CCCCACAGGAGACAGGATCCGAAGCAAAGTTGAGCTGACCCGATACCTGGGCCCTGCATGTGATCTCACCCTCTTCGACTTCAAACAAGGCGTCCTCTGCTATCCATCCCCCAAG GCCCAATCCTTGGCCATCACCAGCAGGAAGCGGAAGAAGCCTTCGAAGCCAGCCAAGGCTCGGAAGTGTCAGGTTGGACCTCAGAAGAGTGAGGTCAGGAAGGAGGCACCAAGGGATGACACCAAGGCTGACACTGACACAGTCCCAGCTTCGCTTCCTGCCCCTGG GTGCTGTGAGAACTGTGGAATCAGCTTTTCAGGAGATGGTACCCGAAGGCAGCGGCTCAAGACTTTGTGCAAGGACTGCCGAG CACAGAGGATCGCTTTCAATCGGGAGCAGAGGATGTTTAAG CGTGTGGGCTGCGGGGAGTGCACGGCCTGCCAGGTAAAGGAAGACTGTGGGGCCTGCTCCACCTGCCTCCTGCAGTTGCCCCATGATGTGGCCTCGGGGCTGTTCTGCAAGTGTGAGCGAAGACGGTGCCTCCGCATTGTGGAAAGG AGCCGAGGGTGTGGAGTGTGCCGGGGCTGTCAGACCCGAGAGGACTGTGGCCGCTGTCGAGTCTGCCTTCGCCCTCCGCGCCCCGGTCTCCGGCGCCAGTGGAAGTGCGTCCAGCGGCGCTGCCTCCGG GGTAAACACGGCCGCCGCAGGGGAGGCTGCGACTCCAAGGTGGTGCCCCGGCGGCGTCCACCCCGAGCCCAGTCACCGCCTCCACCTCCCCCACCGCAGCCTCCAGAGTCTCCGGAGCTG CAGCCTTACACAAACCGTCGGCAGAACCGCAAGTGTGGGACCTGTGCAGCCTGCCTGCGGCGGATGGACTGTGGCCACTGCGACTTCTGCTGTGACAAGCCCAAGTTTGGGGGCAGCAACCAGAAGCGCCAGAAGTGTCGCTGGCGCCAGTGCCTGCAGTTTGCTATG AAGCGGCTGCTGCCAAGTGTCTGGGCAGGGTCCGAAGATGGGGCATCGCCGCCCCCAGCTCACCCTCGTCGAAAGAGGCCTGGCTCTACTCGAAGGCCCCATCTGGGTCAGACCCTGAAGCCTCCCTTGGCCACACCCGCAGCTCAACCAGACCGAGCCCAGACTCCAGTGAAGGAGGAAGCAGGCAGTGGCTTTGTGCTGCCCCCACCTGGCACTGACCTTGTGTTCTTACGGGAGGGTGCAAGCAGTCCCGTGCAGGTGCCTGGCCCAGCCCCGGCTTCCACAGAAACTCGGTTGCAG GCAGTAGACCCAGGCCTGCCAGCAGTGAAGCAAGAGCCACCTGACCCTGAGGAGGACAAGGACGACAACAAGGCTGACTCCACCTCTGACTTGCCcccagaggaggaggcaggaggggctggCACGCCCGTG ATCACGGAGATTTTCAGCCTGGGTGGAACCCGCCTCCGGGACACAGCAGTCTGGTTGCCAAG GTCCAAGGACCTTAAAAAACCTGGAGGTAGAAAGCAGTAG